The Intestinibaculum porci DNA window CCGGCGTGCGCGGGATGAACGTTGATGGCGCTCGGGTCATTGGCATGACGACAAGCAGTGAAGGAGAAAACATCTGTGTTGTCACTCAGAAAGGTTATGGCAAGATGACTCATGTCGATGAATATCGTCTCTCTCATCGTGGCGGTAAAGGTGTAAAAACCGTCAATATTACGGCTAAAAATGGAGAACTGATTGCGATTCGTGCCGTTAATGGTGATGAAGATCTGATGATTATGACCAATGAAGGCATCATTATCCGTTTACCAATGGAACAGGTGAAATCCGCTGGTCGTGCCACTCAGGGCGTCAGATTGATTCGCTTAAGTGATGAGGCTTTAGTTTCTTCGATTTCCGTCGTTGATAAATCTGAGGAAGAGTCAGATACAGCGACAGAGGAGACAAAAGACACAACAGAAGAATAATCGTTTAAAAAGCTAGCTTCGGCTAGCTTTTTTCATGCCGAAAAGGAAAGTCATCAGTCAAAAGTATAATAATAGTAGATAAAATATTATATATAATATATAAGTATATTAAAAATATCTAATAGTATATAAATAATAATTAATATAAAATTGATTATCATCTCACATTAAATACAATAAAATAGAGAATATGTCCAATGAAACAATAAAATATCAATCATTAATAAATATATAAAATTATAAAAATATATTTAAGATAAATATTATATAAATAAGTCTAAAATTAAAATATCTAAAAATAGAATAAATGGAAAGGGCTGGTGATGACAAAAGATTAGAAAAAGAGAAAAAAGGCAGGAATAAACGAGAGTGAAGAAATAAGGGAAAGAGGTATAAATATAAGGAAACAGAGAAAACATAGCGTAGAAGCGCTGATATGAAGAAATAGAAGGATATCAGAAGAGCGGCTAAGAAAACGATTGTCAGCACTTAGAGGACACATGAAAGAATTGCAAGAAGAAGGGGATTGTTGTATAATTTTTGCGTGTATAAAAGGAGATAAAATCATGATTGATATTGCAAGATTACGAGAAGATCCTGATTCTGTCAGAGAGAATATTAAAAAGAAATTCCAGGATCACAAGCTTCCATTAGTAGATGAAGCATTAGAATTAGATCAGAAACAGCGTGCCGCTATTACTAAAGCGAGTGAATTAAGAGCGGAAAAGAACAAGATCTCAAAAAGCATTGGCGCTTTAATGAGAGAAGGTAAAAAAGACGAAGCGGAAGCTGCCAAAGCTAAAGTTAAAGACATTAACAATCAGTTACCTGAATTAGAAAAAGAAGAAAAGGAATACAGCGAAAAGTTAAGAGAAGTCATGATGCAGATTCCTAACTTTATCGATTCCTCTGTCCCAATTGGGAAAGATGATAGCGAAAACGTTGAAGTCGAAAGATTTGGTGAACCAAAGGTGCCAGATTATGAAATTCCTTATCATGCCGATATTATTGAAAGATGCGGCGGCATGGATAAAGTTTCTGCTGGTCGTACTTCAGGGGAAGGCTTCTATTACTTATTAGGTGATATTGCGCGTTTACATGAAGCCATGATCGCTTATGCCAGAGATTTTATGATTGATCAGGGATTCACTTATGCGATTCCACCATTCATGATCAGAAGTTCAGTCGTTGATGGCGTTATGTCTTTCGAAGAAATGGATGCCATGATGTATAAAATCGAAGGAGAAGACTTATTCTTAATCGGTACATCAGAACATTCAATGATCGGTCGTTTCCAGGGCCAGATCATTCCATCAAAAGACTTACCAATCAGAATGACATCATATTCTCCATGTTTCCGTAAAGAAGGCGGCAGCCATGGTTTGGAAGAACGTGGTTTATATCGTGTACACCAGTTTGAAAAAGAAGAAATGATCGTTTTATGCGAACCAGAAAAATCAATGGAAGAATATGAAAAGATGTGGCGTTACACAGTTCAGGTCTTCAGAAATTTTGATGTGCCAGTAAGACAGCTGGAATGCTGCTCAGGGGACTTAGCAGACTTAAAAGTGAAATCATGCGATGTAGAAGCATGGTCACCACGTCAGCAGAAATATTTCGAAGTAGGTTCATGTTCAACCTTAGGTGATGCGCAGGCTAGAAGACTTGGCATCCGTGCTAAGAATGATCAGGGTACTTATTATCTTCATACATTAAACAACACCGTTGTTGCTTCACCACGAGGCCTCATCGCGCTCATTGAAAATAACTACAATGAAGATGGTTCGATCAATGTACCAAAAGTCTTACAGCCTTACATGGGCGGTAAAGAAAAAATCTTACCTAAAGATTAATTATCTCGACTCAGGTTTTCCTGGGTCTTTTTTGATGTCTTTTTGATTATTTAAAAAGGCTCATTTTGCGCGATTGAAATGGATAATGATCCATCTTTTATTTTTTCGATGCGTCTGAGCGAATGAATGGAAATGTGAAAATTATCAAAAAACAACGATAAAAGCAGTAAAAATGATTAAATATAGCAAAACAATTTAAAAGGCTTCAAAGCCTGATTTTCAGCTTTTTGAGAGAAATCCTGTTTCGCTTCACGAAAGGATCACTTTTGTCAGACCAATAAGTGCTATGATCAGTAAAGAAGGAGGAAGATGTATGCGTTCATTTCCAAAAGGATTTTTATGGGGCGGAGCATCCGCTGACTTTCAATACGAAGGAGGATTTGATGAAGGGGGAAGAGGATTACTCTCTCACGATTATGAAACAGATGGCTCACTAGAGCATCCGCGTCATCACACGATGCAAAAAAGTGATGGCACTTTGATTAAGCCAAGAAGTTCGTTCTTCTACGCTGATCCTATTCCCGATGATGCGTGGCCGGTATTTTTAGAAGATGCGTATTATCCAAGTCATCAGGCTGTTGACTTCTATCATCACTATAAAGAAGATATCGCACTCATGGCCGGGATGGGATTTAACGTTTATCGTTTCTCGATTTGCTGGAGTCGTATTTATCCAAATGGTGATGAAGAATTACCAAATGAAGAAGGTCTGCAGTTCTATGATGATGTCATCAGTGAATTAGAGAAATATCATATTCAGCCACTCATTACTATTTGTCATGATGAAATGCCAATGGCTTTAGCCCTCAAATATGATGGCTGGTCATCACGTCATCTGATTGATTGTTATGTCAAATACTGTCGCACTTTATTTAAACGTTATGGAGATCGCTGTAAATACTGGTTGACCTTTAATGAAATCAATGCCGTGCGCGGCTTTGGCCCATGCGGCACAAGAGCAAGTGATGGGGCGGCCCGATATCAGGCTGCACATCATATGTTTGTGGCAAGTGCGAAAGCAGTGAAGCTTGGTCATGAAATGATGCCTGGATCAATGTTTGGGACCATGTATGCAATGAGCGAACTCTATCCAGCTACCTGTAAACCAGAAGATATGATGCATGGCTTATTAGCAAGGCGGGAAAACTGGTATTTCATTGATATTATGGGACGCGGCTATTATCCAAGTTATGCGAAACAGATTTGGCAGCATCATGGCTTTGATGCCTTAGATATAACCGATGAAGATCGTCAGATTCTCAAGGAAGGACAATTAGATTATATTGCCTTTTCCTATTATCGTTCCAATACCACAAAAGCTGGTGATCCTTGGTTTAACGTTGGCGGCAGTGATAATCCTTATTTAGAAAACACACCATGGGGCTGGCCAATCGATCCATTAGGTTTACGCTATGTCATGAACACGATCTATGATCGTATTCAAAAACCGATCTTCATTGTCGAAAATGGCATGGGAGCGATCGATCAGGCGGATGAAAATGGCTATGTCGAAGATGACTATCGCATTGATTATTTACGTGCTCATTTTAAATGTATGAAAGAGGCCATTCTGGAAGATGGCGTTGAGTGCCTCGGCTATACCATGTGGGCACCAGTTGATCTGGTTTCCTTATCAACAGGGGAAATGAAAAAACGTTATGGCTTCATTTATGTCGATATGGATGATAAAGGGCAGGGAACTTTAAAGAGAACCCTAAGAAGTCTTATAACTGGATGAAACAAGTTATCGCCACGAATGGGGAAGAGCTTTAAAATTTCCTATTGAAATCACAAAAGAATATGTTATAATTTTCCTTGCCATTACAATAGACATATCCGAACCATGTCAGGACCGGAAGGTAGCAGCATTAAGGATCCCTGTTTATGTGTGATGGCACTTTTTTTATATTTAAGAGGAGTGATGGTGATGGATGATGCTTATTATATGACATTAGCGATGGAAGAAGCGAAAAAGGCCGCATTAGAAGATGAAGTCCCAATTGGCTGTGTGATCGTCAAAGATGATCAGATCATCGCACAAACCCATAACTTAAAAGAACATTTGAAGAAGACGACAGCACACGCAGAGATTCTTGCGATCGAGCAGGCGAACGCTGCCTTAGGTTCCTGGCATTTAGATGACTGCACACTTTATGTCACGTTAGAGCCTTGTATGATGTGTACGGGAGCGATTGTGCAGTCGCGCATCAAAAGAGTTGTCATTGGCGCGCCTGATTCCCGCTGGCCGGGGATGACGCACTTATTAGAAGCTTTTACATATAACCACACCATTCAAATTGATTTTTCGACCTTAGGCACCAAGTGTGCTATGCTGTTATCAGCATATTTTAAGAAGAAGCGAAAGCATTAGTTTCTTCTTTTCTTATGTGAGGGAGGGTACTATGAAGAAATATGATATGACGCAAGGTCCATTATTTTCAAAGATTTTTCTGTTTGCCTTACCGATCGCGATCACGGGCATTCTCCAGCAGCTCTTTAATTCGGTCGATGTTGCAGTGATTGGTCAGTTTGTTGGTAAAGAAGCGATGGCGGGCGTCGGCACCGATGCCCCGATTGTCGGTATTATCATTTCTTTGCTTTCGGGTCTATCACTGGGGACAACCGTTACTGTCGCCCAAGCGATAGGGAGGCGATCACGTAAGGATATCAATCGCGCTGTGCATACATCGATCTTATTAGCATTGCTTGCCGGTTTGATCATGACCGTGATCTTTGAGGCGATTGTCCCTAGTCTGCTGACGATGATGAATGTGCCAGGCAGCGTCTATGCTTATGCGTTAAAGTATTTAAGAATCTACAGCGGCGGTCTGGTGATCTTCGCTCTCTATGATTTTACTGCCGCAATCTTACGTGCTGCCGGTCATACTAAGGAGCCGATGTATGCTTTGATCATTTCTGGTATCATTAATGTCATCCTGAATTTACTTTTTGTCATTGTCTTCCATTTAGATGCCGTAGGGGTGGCCTTGGCGACAGTGATCGCCAATGGCGTCAGCGTGATGCTCCTGATGAGAAAACTGATCACGATCGATGAAGACATTCGCGTTCACCGCTCGGATTTAAAAATTCATCCAACGCAGTTATCAGCGATTTTGCATGTCGGCGCACCCGCTGGCATGCAGGGGATGCTCTTTGATATTTCCAACATGATCGTACAGTGGGGGATTAACTCTCTTGGGACAATCGCAATGGCTGGCTCATCCGCTGCGTTCAATATTGAGATCTTTATCTTTTATGTGGTGATCGCTTTTGCTCAGGCATGTACGACCTTTGTGGGACAAAATTATGGTGCTGCTCATTTGGATCGCTGTCAAAAGACACTAGCAATTTCTCTTTTCCAGGGCATGAGCATTACCGGCATCTTTTGTATCGGCTTGCTTGTGTTTAGTCAGCCGCTGCTGCATCTTTTTACACAGGATGATGCTGTTGTGAAAATTGGTCAGATCCAGCTTTTCTATATGGCTGTGATGTATGTTTTCTCAGCTTTACAGGAAATTGCCTCCGGTTATTTACGTGGCTATGGTGTCTCGATTATTCCAACCCTGATTTCAGTGATGGGCATCTGCGGTCTGCGTGTTGTCTGGATCATGACCATCTTTAAAAGCATGCCAACATTCCAAAACCTGATGATGCTTTATCCAATCTCACAAGGGGTGACAGGCATTATTATTTTGCTTGCCGGTTTCCTCTTTACCAGACACTTATTACATAAACAGGCGTATGATTAATTCATACGTTTTTTTCTTTTGCACAAATAGATGAAATGAGCAAATTAATGTTTTAAAAGAGAATGTTTCACGTGAAACATTCGCAATCAGGAATAAGTGTGCAATAAGAAATGCAATCATGTATAATGGAATACGGTGGTGACATAAATGGCATATAAATCATTATATCGTGCCTACCGACCACAGACATTTGAAGATGTCTCAGGTCAGCAGGCTATTATTAAAACATTAAGACATGCGGTGGAAGAAAACAGAATCGCCCATGCCTATCTTTTCTGCGGTCCTCGTGGGACCGGGAAAACAACTATCGCAAAACTGTTTGCGAAAGCTGTCAATTGCACTGGAGATCCGAAACCATGCGGACAATGCGAAAACTGTAAAGCTATTGAAAATGGGATGCATCAGGATGTTATTGAAATCGATGCGGCTTCTAATAATGGGGTAGAGCAGGTTCGTGATCTGATTGAAAAGGTGAAGTATGCACCGGTCATGGGTAAGTATAAAGTCTATATTATCGATGAAGTGCATATGATGTCGACCGGAGCATTTAATGCCTTACTGAAGACGCTGGAAGAACCGCCAGAACACGTCATCTTTATTCTGGCCACAACGGAACCACATAAGATTCTGCCAACAATCATTTCCCGCTGTCAGCGTTTTGACTTCAGTCGTTTAACGGATGAAGAGATGATTGATCGCATGAAGACGGTAATGCAGGAAGAAGGAAAGACATACGAAGAAGGGGCGTTAGCCTTGATCGCTAAACTGGCTAATGGCGGGATGCGTGATGCCTTATCAATTCTTGAACAGTGCTTAGCTTATAATGATAATCACTTAAGCGAAGAAGATGTCAACTCGATTTATGGGATCGTCTCACTGCAGGATAAGATCTCACTCATTAAAGTGATTCTTGCAAAAGACATGAACAAAGCCTTGGAACTGATCGAATCTATGGATGCAGCCGGCATTGATGTGAAGCGTCTGACATATGATCTGATTGATATCTTAAAAGATGTCGTCATCTATAAGAATACCCAGAACTTATCTATTTTGTCCGTTCTATCTTCTGGCTACGTGGATACGATTGTTCCTTATATTACCAGCGACGATGCGCTGCGCTTTATTGATATCTTAGTGGAAGCAACGGAAAAGTTTGCCCGTTCCGTAAACCCCGGCATCTATTTTGAACTCGCTATTTTGAAACTGTGTAATCAGGATCACAATGCGCCACAGGAAGTTGTTGAAACCAAAACAATCCCAGCGGTAAAACCAGTTCAAAAAGCTGCAATGGCGCAGCCACCAAAGGTGACGCCGGTGCAGCCTCAGCCAAGCAAACCAGTGACACCAGAGACACCAATTACGGAAGCACCTGATGGGGAACTGATGAATGAAGAACCTGTTCAGGAAGAAGCACCAATGACCAAAGTGCAGCCGGATGCCAAACCGCAGTTTACACATAAGGCTAAAGTGCCGGTGGAAAATCATGATGATGATATTCAAGTCGATCCGGCTGATATCATGAATATCTTAGTGCAGGCTGATCGTCATATTCTTAATAATGCGAAAGAGAAGTGGCCGATCATTAAACGTTACATGGCTAATATGAATATGGCCAAAGCGGCCAGCCTGTTAAGTCATGGTCATCCCGTTGCCGGTTGTCCGGGAGGGCTTGTTATTGGTTTCAAATTTATGCCTGATGTCAATGCAGTCAATTATTATAAAAACTATAAACAGCTCGCTTCACTGCTAAAGGAAGTCTTTGGCGAAGAGTATTGCTTTGTGGCGATTCAGGATGATGAATGGCTGAAGATGCGTCAGCACTTCATTGAACTGAAGCGGGCTAATAAACTGCCACAGCCGGGAGCACTCCATTTAAAACATATTGAAGAACATCATGAAGAACCAAAACTGCGTGATGCCCAGAAATATGCTTTAGATATGTTTGGCCCGGATCTTGTGGAATTTGTGGAGGATGATAAATAATGACCTATCCAAAATCATTTGAAGAACTGATGGAATGCTTTAAGATGTTGCCGGGAATCGGCAATAAGGGTGCCGAGCGAATGGCCTATCATATGTTAGATATGGACGCTTTATCGGTGCAGCGTTTCGCCAATGCGATGATTGATTTCAAAAAGAATATTCATCACTGCAAGATCTGTGGTCATATTTGCGAAGGGGATACCTGTGAAATCTGTCAGGATCCGGAACGTGATCATTCAATGATCTGTGTGGTCGAATCGCCGAAGGATGTCTTTGCGATGGAAAAGCTGAAAGAGTATCATGGTCTCTATCATGTCTTGGGCGGAACTATTTCGATCATGGATGGCATCACCGCTGATGATTTGAATATTGATTCGCTCTTTAAACGCATCAATGAACAAACGAAAGAAGTCATCATAGCGACCAACCCAACGAGAGAAGGGGAGACAACGGCTCTTTACTTAGCCAAGCTTTTAGATCAGATGGGCGTCAATGTGTCGCGTATTGCTAACGGTCTGCCAGTAGGCAGCTCCTTAGACTATGCCGATGACCTAACTCTCTTAAGATCATTTGAAGGCCGTCAAAAAATCTGAACTTGATTAAAAATACAATCAAATCAAAATGTTTCACGTGAAACATTTGTAAAAAGAGAAAGTACAAAAAAGCTTTCTCTTTTTTGCAGCTAAGACGCAAAAAGAAAATTGCTTTATATTGAACCGTATTTTCTATATAATACGTATGTGGAGGTATCATTCATGGCAGGTTTATTTATTACCTTAGAAGGCGGCGACGGCAGCGGTAAAACAACAGCTGCAATCCGCCTCACGAAACAATTAGAAAAAGAAGGGTACACAGTGACATACACCCGTGAACCGGGCGGTGTGAAAATTGCGGAAGAGATTCGCAGCGTTATTGTCGATGTCAATAATAAGGAGATGGATGCGAAAACGGAAGCTTTGCTTTATGCGGCGGCCCGTCGGCAGCATCTCGTTGAAAAAGTGCTGCCAACGTTAAAGCAGGGAGGCATCGTTCTCTGTGACCGCTTTATTGATAGCTCACTTGTTTATCAGGGGATCGGTAGAGGTTTAGGCATTGATGAAGTGTATCAGATGAATCTCTTTGCGACGGAAAACGTGCTGCCTAATCTGACAATCTTTTTTGATGTGAAACCAGAGGTGGCAATCAAACGTGTGATGAGTAACGAACGTGAAGTCAATCGCTTAGATTTAGAGTCCCTCGCTTTTCATCAAAGTGTTTATGAAGGCTATCTGCAAATTTGCACGTTGTTTCCGCAGCGTATTCGTAAGATTGATGCATCACTCTCGCCTGATGAAGTGTATGATCAGGTGTATGCATTAGTGAAGGAACGCTTATGAAAAACAGAGAAATCTTAGAAAAGACGCAGAGCGTCTTTTATCGCATTATCAGTCGGTCCTTTGCGGCGCATAAGCCATCGCATGCTTATTTGTTAGTGGGGGATCAGACGGAGCGGGCAACGCTCTTTTTAGCCCAGAGTATGATCTGCCAGCAGGATGACTTAGCGTGTGAAGAATGTGAAGACTGTCGCCGCATTGCGGATGGCAATTTCCCTGATCTGATTACTTATGATGGTTTAGAGAAATCAATTAAAAAAGAGGATATTGAATATATCCAAAATGAGTTTAATAAATCATCGTTAGAAGGTAAGGGGAAGATCTACATTTTAAAAAATGTCGAGAAGTCATCGGACTCAGCGATGAACAGCTTACTGAAATTCTTAGAGGAACCGCTTGATGGTGTTTATGCAATTTTGACAACCAAGAACATCACTAAAGTACTGCCAACGATTCAGTCGCGCTGTCAGGTGATTCATCTTTTGCCGGAATCAAAAGAAAGCATTCGCATGAATCTGGCAAGTGAAGGAATCACGGATGAGGATGCCCGCATTCTCTCACAGCTGTTTGGCTCGGAAAAGGAATGTCTTGCTAATCAGGATAGTGAAGTCTATCGTGATGTCAAAGTCTATGCCCTGAACTTCATTGAAGACTTATATACGAATCCATCAAACCTGCTTATTAATTTAGAAATCTCTCTGATGAAGAAATACAAAGGAGAGAAGGAAACGATCAGAATGTTCTTAAATATGGTCGTTTTGGGATTAAGAGACTTGTTTCACGTGAAACATTCGATGTCGATCACTTTTGTGAATCATATTGATTTTTTGAAACGTTTTCAGGATGATCCCCATTTATTAGAAAAAATTGAGTTATTATTAGATACAATTTATACCATCGATACCAATGCCAATCTGGCATTACTATTGGAAAGTATGGTCTATAAACTGATGAAAGGAGTTTAATATGGAAAGATTAGCAGCCGTAAGATTTAATAATGTTGGCAAGTATTATTATTTCTCGACCACCCTTGATCTGCATAAAGGCGACCTTGTTGTTGTCGAAACGATCAGAGGACTGGAAATGGGCGAGCTGGTTTTTGATCTTAAAGAGATGGAAGAGTTCGAGCTAGAAACTGAACTCAAACCAATTAAAAGATTAGCCAATCGTGCCGATCGAGAAGTCTATGGCATCAATCAGATCAAAGCGGAAAAATCTTTTAAGATCTGTAAAGAGATCATTGCCGAATCAGGATTGGATATGCGCCTGATCAATTGTGAATATACCTTAGATGCTTCTAAAGTCATTTTCATGTATACCGCAGATGAACGTGTCGACTTTAGAGAGTTATTAAAGAAATTAGCGAGTGTCTTTAAATGTCGTATTGAATTGCGACAGGTGGGACCGCGAGATAAAGCAAAGATTATCGGTGGGTTAGGCGTATGTGGTCTGCCGCTTTGCTGCTCAAGTTTCTTAGGAGAGTTTGATGGGGTTTCCATCAACATGGCCAAGAATCAGCTGCTTGCGATCAATATTGATAAGATCTCAGGAGCGTGCGGACGACTGCTCTGCTGTTTGAAGTATGAAGATGCCGCTTATAGTGAACTGAAAAAGAAGTTCCCTAAGATTGGTACAAGAACGACCCTTAACGGTCATAATGTCAAAGTCATTGGTCTCAATGTCATCAGTGATCTGGTGAAGATTGATGAGGATGGTAATATCTCTTTCATTACTTTAGAGGAATACAATCATCCAGAATTACTGTTAGACGGTGAAACGAAGAAGGAAGTGCGCACGGAAGACAAGCCAAAAGAAGAAAGACCACCGCGTCGCAAACGCCCGGAAAAGGCTAAAGCAGAAGGCGAAAAGAATGAACGACCAAAACGTCGTCCAGCGAATAAGAAGGCCCACGCCAGCAACCGCAATAACCATGCGCGTAATACCAGCAATACGAATACCAATAACCATAAGCCAAGAAATAACCGACGCAAAGGAAATCGCCATGAAGAACGAAGTCACTAATTATTTATTAGCTTATGAACACATGACGATTATCCAGCGAACGGATATGTTTACCTTTTCGCTCGATACGGTCTTACTTGCCCATTTTGCCCAGATTACGAAAGGGGTGGACTGCATTGTTGACTTTGGTACCAACAATGCGGCTATTCCGCTGATTCTCTCAACGCGGACAAAAAAGAAAATTATCGGTGTTGAGATTCAGGAAGAAGCGGTCGAATTGGCTAAAAG harbors:
- a CDS encoding MATE family efflux transporter, yielding MKKYDMTQGPLFSKIFLFALPIAITGILQQLFNSVDVAVIGQFVGKEAMAGVGTDAPIVGIIISLLSGLSLGTTVTVAQAIGRRSRKDINRAVHTSILLALLAGLIMTVIFEAIVPSLLTMMNVPGSVYAYALKYLRIYSGGLVIFALYDFTAAILRAAGHTKEPMYALIISGIINVILNLLFVIVFHLDAVGVALATVIANGVSVMLLMRKLITIDEDIRVHRSDLKIHPTQLSAILHVGAPAGMQGMLFDISNMIVQWGINSLGTIAMAGSSAAFNIEIFIFYVVIAFAQACTTFVGQNYGAAHLDRCQKTLAISLFQGMSITGIFCIGLLVFSQPLLHLFTQDDAVVKIGQIQLFYMAVMYVFSALQEIASGYLRGYGVSIIPTLISVMGICGLRVVWIMTIFKSMPTFQNLMMLYPISQGVTGIIILLAGFLFTRHLLHKQAYD
- a CDS encoding nucleoside deaminase, with amino-acid sequence MDDAYYMTLAMEEAKKAALEDEVPIGCVIVKDDQIIAQTHNLKEHLKKTTAHAEILAIEQANAALGSWHLDDCTLYVTLEPCMMCTGAIVQSRIKRVVIGAPDSRWPGMTHLLEAFTYNHTIQIDFSTLGTKCAMLLSAYFKKKRKH
- the dnaX gene encoding DNA polymerase III subunit gamma/tau: MAYKSLYRAYRPQTFEDVSGQQAIIKTLRHAVEENRIAHAYLFCGPRGTGKTTIAKLFAKAVNCTGDPKPCGQCENCKAIENGMHQDVIEIDAASNNGVEQVRDLIEKVKYAPVMGKYKVYIIDEVHMMSTGAFNALLKTLEEPPEHVIFILATTEPHKILPTIISRCQRFDFSRLTDEEMIDRMKTVMQEEGKTYEEGALALIAKLANGGMRDALSILEQCLAYNDNHLSEEDVNSIYGIVSLQDKISLIKVILAKDMNKALELIESMDAAGIDVKRLTYDLIDILKDVVIYKNTQNLSILSVLSSGYVDTIVPYITSDDALRFIDILVEATEKFARSVNPGIYFELAILKLCNQDHNAPQEVVETKTIPAVKPVQKAAMAQPPKVTPVQPQPSKPVTPETPITEAPDGELMNEEPVQEEAPMTKVQPDAKPQFTHKAKVPVENHDDDIQVDPADIMNILVQADRHILNNAKEKWPIIKRYMANMNMAKAASLLSHGHPVAGCPGGLVIGFKFMPDVNAVNYYKNYKQLASLLKEVFGEEYCFVAIQDDEWLKMRQHFIELKRANKLPQPGALHLKHIEEHHEEPKLRDAQKYALDMFGPDLVEFVEDDK
- the recR gene encoding recombination mediator RecR — protein: MTYPKSFEELMECFKMLPGIGNKGAERMAYHMLDMDALSVQRFANAMIDFKKNIHHCKICGHICEGDTCEICQDPERDHSMICVVESPKDVFAMEKLKEYHGLYHVLGGTISIMDGITADDLNIDSLFKRINEQTKEVIIATNPTREGETTALYLAKLLDQMGVNVSRIANGLPVGSSLDYADDLTLLRSFEGRQKI
- the serS gene encoding serine--tRNA ligase, with translation MIDIARLREDPDSVRENIKKKFQDHKLPLVDEALELDQKQRAAITKASELRAEKNKISKSIGALMREGKKDEAEAAKAKVKDINNQLPELEKEEKEYSEKLREVMMQIPNFIDSSVPIGKDDSENVEVERFGEPKVPDYEIPYHADIIERCGGMDKVSAGRTSGEGFYYLLGDIARLHEAMIAYARDFMIDQGFTYAIPPFMIRSSVVDGVMSFEEMDAMMYKIEGEDLFLIGTSEHSMIGRFQGQIIPSKDLPIRMTSYSPCFRKEGGSHGLEERGLYRVHQFEKEEMIVLCEPEKSMEEYEKMWRYTVQVFRNFDVPVRQLECCSGDLADLKVKSCDVEAWSPRQQKYFEVGSCSTLGDAQARRLGIRAKNDQGTYYLHTLNNTVVASPRGLIALIENNYNEDGSINVPKVLQPYMGGKEKILPKD
- the ricT gene encoding PSP1 domain-containing protein; the protein is MERLAAVRFNNVGKYYYFSTTLDLHKGDLVVVETIRGLEMGELVFDLKEMEEFELETELKPIKRLANRADREVYGINQIKAEKSFKICKEIIAESGLDMRLINCEYTLDASKVIFMYTADERVDFRELLKKLASVFKCRIELRQVGPRDKAKIIGGLGVCGLPLCCSSFLGEFDGVSINMAKNQLLAINIDKISGACGRLLCCLKYEDAAYSELKKKFPKIGTRTTLNGHNVKVIGLNVISDLVKIDEDGNISFITLEEYNHPELLLDGETKKEVRTEDKPKEERPPRRKRPEKAKAEGEKNERPKRRPANKKAHASNRNNHARNTSNTNTNNHKPRNNRRKGNRHEERSH
- the tmk gene encoding dTMP kinase; this translates as MAGLFITLEGGDGSGKTTAAIRLTKQLEKEGYTVTYTREPGGVKIAEEIRSVIVDVNNKEMDAKTEALLYAAARRQHLVEKVLPTLKQGGIVLCDRFIDSSLVYQGIGRGLGIDEVYQMNLFATENVLPNLTIFFDVKPEVAIKRVMSNEREVNRLDLESLAFHQSVYEGYLQICTLFPQRIRKIDASLSPDEVYDQVYALVKERL